Genomic window (Corynebacterium simulans):
AGCGCGGCCAGTGAGGAGGAAATGGCAGACTGGACTGTCTCGTCGAGCTCAGGGCCAGGGCCGTTGACCTTGGTGGTGCGGCCACCTGGCTCGGTGATGGTGGTGTTGGTTCGGACAGAACCAGGCATAGATACGGCATCGAAGGGAATGTTGCCGTCTTCCATCAAGGTAAGGAAGTGATCGCCCTTGCGTGCGGGCAGAAGAGCGACGGATTTCTCGCCGGCAAGGTGCACCGCGTGCGTGACGTTGACGCCTTTGCCGCCTGCGACCTGCGAAACCAGGCTGGCGCGGTGAACTGCGCCAGGATTGATGGCTTCTTGGAGGTTTAGGGTGGCGTCAATACTGGGGTTGGGGGTCAATGTGAGAATCATTGTGGAGACTCGTCCCTTTCGCAGTTTGCGTATATTGGGAGAAAGCTAGCTGGACGGTGGTCGAGCGCAGATTTCTGCTCCCTGTTGATTGTTGTCTGGTTATGTCCGAAAGTCAATCAAAAGAGTGTGGTATTCGTTGCTTTTTCGCCCGATCTGTGATGATCTAGGGGGAGAGCAAATCCCCTCCCAAAGGAATGTGTGATGGAAAACGAATCTCAATCAACCATCAAGGGCACTGGCGTCGTTGCCGGTGTCGCATACGCCGAGGCCGTGTGGGTGCGTCCTCGTCCAGAACTGCCAACTGCTGGGGAGCTAATCGATGAAGAAAAGCGCGACGGCGAGTATGACCGATTCCTAGAGGCTGTCGATATCGTGGCAAGCCGCCTCGAGCAGCGTGCGGCCGGCGCAGAAGGCCAGGCGGCTGAGGTGCTGGGCGCTACCGCCGGCATGGTCAAGGACCGCGGCTGGCACAAGGCGGTGCGCAAGTCCATCCGTGCAGGCCGGCCGGCGGAGTACGCAACCGCGAGCGCGACTGAGAAGTTTGTCACCATGTTTGAAGCAGCAGGCGGTGTGATGGCCGAGCGCACGACGGACCTAAAGGACGTGCGCGACCGCGTTATTGCGCAGCTGCGTGGCGAGCAGGAGCCAGGTCTGCCGATGGTCACCGGAGAAGCAGTGCTGCTTGCTGATGACCTCGCGCCCGCCGATACCGCAACCCTCGACACCGCACACATCAAGGCTTTGGTCACCGAGCTCGGTGGCCCGACGAGCCACACGGCGATTATCGCTCGCCAGCTGGACATTCCATGCATCGTGGCCGTGGGCGCGGAGCTGCGTGACATTGAGGCCGGCGCGCTCGTGTTCGTGGACGGCTCTATTGGCGCGGTGAACTTGGGTGCAGACCGCGAGGAGTCTTTGCGGGCGGTAGAGGAATACCGCGAGAAGGCTGTGCGAGTGGCGCAGTGGCGTGGCCCGGCGCAAACTAAGGATGGCCATCGCGTGCAGCTTTTGGCCAACGTCGCGGACGGCAACGCGGCGCGTATCGCGTCGGATTCCCAGGCGGAGGGCATTGGTCTTTACCGCACTGAGCTTTCCTTCCTCTCTGCGAGCGAGGAGCCGACGGTGGATGAGCAGGCGCGCATCTATGGGAAGGTCTTTAACGCCTTCTCGTCTTCCAAGGTGGTTGTTCGTACCTTGGATGCGGGTTCAGATAAGCCGATTTCTTATGCCACCATGTCTTCCGAGGAAAACCCTGCGCTTGGCGTGCGTGGTCTGCGTATCGCACGCGATAACGAGGCGCTGTTGACTCGCCAGCTGGATGCCATTGCGCAGGCTTCCGCAGACCGTGGCGACGATGCCCCGACGTGGGTTATGGCGCCGATGGTCGCTACCGCCGTTGAGGCGAAGTGGTTCGCGGGTCTTTGTCGCGAGCGTGGCCTTACTGCGGGCGCCATGATTGAGGTTCCAGCGGCGGCTTTGATGGCCGATACCATCATGCCGCATCTAGACTTCGTCTCCATTGGTACCAATGACTTGACGCAGTACACCATGGCGGCGGATCGTCTTTCCCCGCAGCTGGCATATCTTACTGATCCATGGCAGCCGGCAGTGCTGCGCCTTATCCAGCACACCTGCGTGGTGGGCCAGGATAACAATGTTCCGGTTGGCGTATGCGGCGAGGCGGCAGCGGATCCGCTGCTTGCCTGCGTGCTGACTGGCTTGGGCGTGAACTCCCTGTCGGCGGCTTCCACGGCTGTCGCCGGCGTGGGCGCACAGCTTGCGGAGCTGACGTTCGAGCAGTGCCAAAAGCTTGCCGACGCCGCCATCAACGCCGAGGGCCCATCCGAAGCCCGAGCGGCAGCGCTCGCTTTGTTGGACGAGTTCTAAAACATAAAGATAGCCCCGCTTTTGGCGGGGCTATCTTTGTATGTGCCGATGCTACTTATCGGCGGCGATGACTACTTCGATTTCGCGCTCGCGAAGCGCCTCGATGAAGCTTTCTGGTGCGGCGGCATCGGTGATGACGACGTCGATATCCGCGATGGAGGCGAAGCTGACCAAATAATCGTTACCGAGTTTCGAGGAATCGCAGAGGACCACGACCTTGTGGGCGT
Coding sequences:
- the ptsP gene encoding phosphoenolpyruvate--protein phosphotransferase, with translation MENESQSTIKGTGVVAGVAYAEAVWVRPRPELPTAGELIDEEKRDGEYDRFLEAVDIVASRLEQRAAGAEGQAAEVLGATAGMVKDRGWHKAVRKSIRAGRPAEYATASATEKFVTMFEAAGGVMAERTTDLKDVRDRVIAQLRGEQEPGLPMVTGEAVLLADDLAPADTATLDTAHIKALVTELGGPTSHTAIIARQLDIPCIVAVGAELRDIEAGALVFVDGSIGAVNLGADREESLRAVEEYREKAVRVAQWRGPAQTKDGHRVQLLANVADGNAARIASDSQAEGIGLYRTELSFLSASEEPTVDEQARIYGKVFNAFSSSKVVVRTLDAGSDKPISYATMSSEENPALGVRGLRIARDNEALLTRQLDAIAQASADRGDDAPTWVMAPMVATAVEAKWFAGLCRERGLTAGAMIEVPAAALMADTIMPHLDFVSIGTNDLTQYTMAADRLSPQLAYLTDPWQPAVLRLIQHTCVVGQDNNVPVGVCGEAAADPLLACVLTGLGVNSLSAASTAVAGVGAQLAELTFEQCQKLADAAINAEGPSEARAAALALLDEF